The DNA sequence CTTGAAATAGGCGGATAAGACAGCAGAATGATATCTTTGTTTTCAGCATCTGCGGGGAATTTTTCTATATCTGATTTCCGGCTGAGCTTTTCTGCCAGATCCTCAGGCAAGGCGGTCTTCTGTATCTGCTCTCTTTCTATCAAGTACAGGAGTTTCGGGATATTCCATTTGATCTGATAATATTCCGCATTATTTAACGGAATTTCTGCCATTACCATTTCATCCTCATTTACTATATAAGGGGCTTCATTCCCGGAATCGAGTTTATTCTTATAATACAGCAGTGTCTTTTTTAGATCTTTCGGAGGCTTGTTGACAAGGCTGAACCCGTTTCTTACTACAAGCTGTTCCATATAATCCACAGTCAGAAAGCGGTCAAGCAGAAAGCTTTTTTTCAATTAGATCACCCCTGCATATACATATTGCCGATCATTCTTTTCGTGCCTGTATCGTGTAACGGAGAAGTAAAATTCACATATAGATAAATAAGATAAATGCCTCAGAAGGAGGGGATGCAATGAAAAAGGATGCAGGTCAATCAGCACCGGAAGAAATTGAAGATCTGGAGTCATGGGAGCCGGAAAGCATTTTCAATTTTTTGGATACCTCCAGGCATAATTTAAACAGCATAAAGAAATCTCTGCTCTTTTACAATGGGAAAACAAAAGAACTTCTGTCAGACATCGCGATATTAGAGCAGGAGACAGCTGCGGTTCCGGCCCCGGCAATAGACCGGCCAGAACAAGAAGAAGAGGAAGCAGTTTCCGGCCAAGAGAATGACTTCAGGGCAAATGAGCTGCTTAAAGACATTTTAATAAAAATCAATCAGATCCAGGCGGAAAATCAAGAACTCAGGCGGGATATGAAAAAGAAAAACCAAACCATTAATGAATATGCCCGGCAGAGAATGGATATGTACAATCAAATTTCAAACCTCGAGTTTTTATTGACTTCCTCCGCGCAGAAAAACCAGGAGCTGGAGAAAGAGCTCAGACAAAGGGAATGGGAGTATAAAAGGAAGCTGAAGGAGACTGGAAAATTTGAGGACGATATGGCCATCAAGCTGGAGGAAGAAACACAAAAGCTTTCCAGCCTCGCCTTAAAGGCAGGTGAACTGACCGGCAGTAAATATCACGAAGACAGAAGAAACATTCTCATGCATCTCCAGTCCAGCCTGGCAGGGATGATGACTATGAGGGAAGCACAAACCAAATGGTTCGGAGAAATGAAAGGCACCTTTCAACATATAACAGAAAAATGGGTGACTGATGGATTCACATTGCCTACTCCAGAAGAGCAAGACGTGAATACTATAAAAAGAGGGAGCTGGATACATTTGCTAAGGTCTTGGTGGAATAATGAAAGTCAGACGCAAAGTTTAGCAAAGCTTGAGGAGCTTCAGGATAAAATCAAGGAACTGCATTCTCTTTTAAGCTCATATGAAAATCTGCTAAGCGATATGAACGGGCATTTTGAGCGTTATGAAGAAAATGAAGTGCAATATACAAGCGAAATGAAAGAGCTGAAAGAACAGATCCGCGATTTCATCAAAAGGGATGAAGAATACCTTCAGAAAACGAAAGAGCTGGAGGCCGAACTTGCCGATTATAAAGAACAGAACTTGAAGCTTGGCGGCAAAGTGAAAGAAATGGAGCAGCGTGATAAAGAACTCAAGACCAAAGTGGAAACCATGAAAAAGAGATCTGCAGGCAAAATCCAGCAGGCAAAAAATGCCGCTTCCTAAAGGCAGGACCAGGATAAAATGCATCCGCGGCAAAACCAGAATTCAATGGGAAATTCCCAGAGAAGCACAGCAATGATGATGCCGCCAAGAAAGCCCGAATCCTCAAAAGATCAGACAGCAGAAATGGCTGAGGCACTTATCAGAAGGGCCAGGGACAAAGCAAGGAATGATAAAAATCAGAACCAGGACAACAAGATGGAGCTGATCCAAAAATATTATCCCCAAGCAAAATCCCAATCAAGTGTTTTCAATCCATTTAAAAATTGATCATCATCCGGGTAAAATAATCAGGGAGTGAGAGAAATGGAACAGGCCAGAAAATTCTATGAAAGCTTCAAAAAAGGAAAGAAGTTTCCTGCCGGAAAGATTACCGGCGAAGCCAAAAAGAAAAATTTGCTGGAAAATAAAAACCAGCTGCTTCCCAGCGGGGACAGCACAACATATGTCTCAGGCGCTGCCGGCGGTAAACGCCCGCGCCGCAGAACCTGCTGCGGCCGTTAGACTGATTAATCATTTGTCCTTCCTGCTTCAAACACCAGCATCACAGCCACAGGAATAATAAGCTGTCTATAGGGCAGAAAGAAGCTGCAGCATTATAAGGATAGACTCAGACAGAGCGGACCCGCTTCTGGTCTTTCTATCTGCGATATGAATATAAGCATAGATCCCTTCTGGAAAAAAACTTTGCGCTGACCAGCACACTAGTACAGTTATAGCCAAAAATAAAGTTTCACATAAAATAGAGTTAGTGACAGATCCTTTCTAATATAAGAATAAGTTGTGTAAAAGAGCGTATAAGAAAGGCTCCTGGATACGGGAAATCCAGGAGTCTTTTTCGTGTCTTGATTCAGGAGACAGTACCGATATGCTTTACCTTTCAAAACAGAGCCCCTTAAGCGTACAGATTATATGAGTTTATGGAACGTACCTTGCGGTTTTGTTTATATTATGTTAATTTTCAAAATAGTGTAACACTATTTTTACGGAAGGGGTAATCTATTGAATAGGTTGACGGAGATTTTAAAAATCAAGTATCCGATCATACAAGGAGGCATGGGAAATATCAGCAGCAGCCGGCTTGCAGCCGCGGTTTCCAATGCCGGAGGGCTTGGCACCATAGGGATAGGGACTATGCTCCCTAAAGAAATTGAAGCTAAGCTGCTTGCGCTGAGGAACCTGACAAGCAGGCCATTCGCTGTCAATATTCCCATCACCGTGTCCCCTTTTGCGGAAGAGGCAATGGAGCTTGCTGAAAAATACGGCGCAGCAGCTGTATCGCTTTCAGCTGGAAATCCCGCACCATATATAAGCCGGCTGAAGTCTAAAGGAATCAAAACCATTGCTGTCACTGCATCGGTCAGACAGGCTGAAAAGGCGGAAGCTTCAGGAGCGGACATTATTTCTGCTGAAGGCTATGAAGCAGCAGGCATCAATTCCAGGCTGGAAACGACAACGCTTTCTCTTATCCCCCAGATCTGCAGCAGGGTCAACATTCCGGTGGCGGCAGCAGGCGGGATCAGCGATGGAAGAGGAATGGCTTCTGTATTCATGCTAGGTGCAAGCGGCGTGCAGATCGGCACGCGCCTCATCGCAGTCAAAGAGGCACCTTTCCACGAAAATTACAAAAATGCTCTGCTTGATGCCAGCGATGCAAGCACGATCATAGTCGGCAGAAGTGCAGGGCAGATCCGAAGAATACTGCATACAGAGTATGCTGATTTTCTGCTTCAGAAAGAAACAGAAAATCCTTCTGAATACAGCTTATTTACTAATGAAGATTATCATAAAAAAGGAGCTCTTGAAGGAGATGGGGTGAGAGGGTTCATGAATGCCGGGCAGACCGCCGGGCTTATTGCAGATATTCCGGCGGTTGCCGATCTGTTTAAGCGGATGATGGAAGAGGCGGAAGAAGCTATCGAAAAAACAGCAGGCCAGTTTAAAGTTTTCAGTAAAGCCCGGCAGCAATAAGTAAGATGAAGATTAATAGTTTTAATTAACTAAATCTTTAGAATATTATTGACATATTTTAAAACCAGGTGATAATATAACGGTGTAAAAACGCTGATGAGATAATTTATCATATTTTATGTAAGCGATTACATAAATGCAGCAGAAGAGAGAGTCAGTGTGAGATGCCAATAATTTTGCAAGGGGGATTGTCATGAAAAAATCGATCAAAGCTGCTTTTTTACTGTTGGCAGGAAGCCTGCTCCTGTCTGGCTGCGGGAGCGATGAGGCTACAGGCGGTAATAGCAAAAATGGGGACAAGAAGATTTATCAGATCGGATTGACTCAATTTGCCGAGCATCCTTCACTGGATGCAGCAACTGAAGGCTTCAAAAAGGCGCTAGAGGAAGCAGGCTTCAAAGAAGGCGATAATGTTGAATATGACTTCCAGAATGCCCAGGCAGATATGAATAACACACAGACCATTGCCAATAATTTCGCGGGTGACCAGGTGGACCTCATTTTTGCCAATGCCACGCCAAGTGCGGTCAGTGCATTGAATGCGACAAAGGATATTCCCATTGTATTTACCTCAGTAACAGATCCTGTCGGTGCCGGGCTTGTGAAGTCATTTGATGAACCGGGCGATAATATCACCGGCACGACAGATAATCATCCTGATGCTACAGGAAAAACGATTGATTTCATGACAAAGGAAGCAGGTGCCAGGAAGATTGGCGTCATCTTTAACGCCGGAGAGCAGAACTCTGAAGTACAGGTTGAGAAAGTCAAAGAACTGGCAGAAAAAAATGGGGCCGATGTGGTAGAGGCGTCCGTCTCCACTTCCGCAGAAGTCAAGCAGGCTGCAGAGTCTTTAGTAGGAAGGGCAGATGCCATCTATGTCCCGACAGACAATACGGTCGTTTCCGCACTTGAATCGGTCATAGCTGTAGCACAAAGCAAAAAAATCCCTCTTTTTGTGGGTGAGCTCGATTCCCTTAAGCGGGGCGGGGTAGCGGCAAGCGGGTTTGATTACTTCGAGATTGGCTATCAGACTGGCAAAATGGCCGCAGACATCCTCAAGGGAGATAAGAAGCCAAGTGAAATCCCGGTAGGACTGCCTGAAAATATCAAACTCGTGTTCAATCCAAAAGCTGCGGAAGAACAAGGACTTGAGATCAAGGAAGAATGGAAGGATCTAGCCGAGTTTTATGAAGAATAGCGAAGGGCGTGGTCTTTAGATGTTTACAGCAATCTTCGGAGCATTTGAGTCAGGCATCATCTATAGTATCATGGCGCTCGGTGTCTATCTTTCTTTCAGGGTGCTGGATTTTCCGGATCTTACAGTGGACGGCAGCTTTGTGACGGGTGCTGCCGTTGCAGCAACCCTGATCGTAAGCGGCGTCAATCC is a window from the Bacillus infantis NRRL B-14911 genome containing:
- a CDS encoding NAD(P)H-dependent flavin oxidoreductase, translating into MNRLTEILKIKYPIIQGGMGNISSSRLAAAVSNAGGLGTIGIGTMLPKEIEAKLLALRNLTSRPFAVNIPITVSPFAEEAMELAEKYGAAAVSLSAGNPAPYISRLKSKGIKTIAVTASVRQAEKAEASGADIISAEGYEAAGINSRLETTTLSLIPQICSRVNIPVAAAGGISDGRGMASVFMLGASGVQIGTRLIAVKEAPFHENYKNALLDASDASTIIVGRSAGQIRRILHTEYADFLLQKETENPSEYSLFTNEDYHKKGALEGDGVRGFMNAGQTAGLIADIPAVADLFKRMMEEAEEAIEKTAGQFKVFSKARQQ
- a CDS encoding ABC transporter substrate-binding protein; protein product: MKKSIKAAFLLLAGSLLLSGCGSDEATGGNSKNGDKKIYQIGLTQFAEHPSLDAATEGFKKALEEAGFKEGDNVEYDFQNAQADMNNTQTIANNFAGDQVDLIFANATPSAVSALNATKDIPIVFTSVTDPVGAGLVKSFDEPGDNITGTTDNHPDATGKTIDFMTKEAGARKIGVIFNAGEQNSEVQVEKVKELAEKNGADVVEASVSTSAEVKQAAESLVGRADAIYVPTDNTVVSALESVIAVAQSKKIPLFVGELDSLKRGGVAASGFDYFEIGYQTGKMAADILKGDKKPSEIPVGLPENIKLVFNPKAAEEQGLEIKEEWKDLAEFYEE